A window of the Bacillus andreraoultii genome harbors these coding sequences:
- a CDS encoding response regulator transcription factor, producing MVTILLVDDDKYILNLVEVHLVEEGYRVYKATDGMQALNLMKDHSFDLAVVDVMMPFMDGFELTKEIRKMYDIPVILLTAKDQIEDKEEGFASGTDDYLVKPFEPKELIFRINALLRRYDKFDDDTIIGIGRTKIDKRSYEVQVGDRTFLLPLKEFELLHYLMSHPRQVLSREQLIEAVWGIDYDGDERTVDVHVKRLRERFSKLTDDFQIRTVRGIGYSLEVKKG from the coding sequence ATGGTAACAATTTTACTAGTTGACGATGACAAATATATTTTAAATTTAGTGGAAGTTCATTTAGTTGAAGAAGGATACCGAGTGTATAAAGCTACAGATGGGATGCAGGCGCTCAATCTAATGAAAGATCATTCCTTTGATTTGGCGGTCGTTGATGTGATGATGCCGTTTATGGACGGATTTGAGCTGACAAAAGAAATTAGGAAAATGTACGACATTCCGGTGATTTTACTAACGGCAAAAGATCAAATAGAAGATAAAGAAGAAGGTTTTGCTTCAGGGACCGATGATTATTTAGTGAAACCGTTTGAACCAAAGGAATTGATTTTTCGAATTAACGCATTACTTAGGCGTTACGACAAGTTCGATGATGACACTATCATCGGAATTGGTCGAACGAAAATTGATAAACGGAGCTATGAGGTTCAAGTAGGAGACCGAACATTCCTACTTCCATTAAAAGAATTTGAGCTCCTTCATTATTTAATGTCTCACCCCCGTCAAGTATTATCCCGCGAGCAATTAATTGAAGCGGTGTGGGGTATTGATTATGATGGTGACGAACGTACAGTAGATGTCCATGTGAAACGGTTACGGGAACGATTTTCAAAACTAACGGATGACTTTCAAATACGGACAGTTCGAGGAATCGGTTATTCACTGGAGGTCAAAAAGGGATGA
- a CDS encoding sensor histidine kinase translates to MKSLYSKFVVITLGTMFLSSLLAFIIANIHYQAILKPYNDEKNTEVALDIATFVKKHPETDFSAYFKNIADIGYQLYIIDEKNRVQTFGPPFRNQDLPSATKKQVLAGDIYHGIEQFPHSVFIVGFFANELKNSIGVPIEMNGERYALFLRPNIKFLFNEFRIFLSWLLLLMIILSVVMVIISTKFLVTPITKLTGATKLLSKGNYDVQIGLSRNDELGNLSRNFTQMAHKLGQLDQMRKEFISNISHDIQSPLSNIEGYTSLLEKETLTTAQKDECIQIIKGETKRLSNLTKQLLLLASLDQRDDMMNKKWFDVSEQIKELIRQYQWQLGEKDIMLSYSLPKTDLFGDPVLLVTVWDNLLSNAIKYNKTAGTIDIKLERVESNIQVVFQDSGIGLTEQEKEHIFDRFYRADTSRTRAVEGTGLGLSIVFSIVTMHGGDIKVESEEGEGTTFTIDLPIS, encoded by the coding sequence ATGAAATCACTCTATTCGAAATTTGTTGTGATTACGCTTGGCACGATGTTTCTCAGCAGTCTGTTAGCTTTTATTATTGCAAATATCCATTACCAAGCCATCTTGAAACCATATAATGATGAAAAAAATACCGAAGTTGCACTCGATATAGCGACTTTTGTCAAAAAGCATCCTGAGACTGATTTTTCTGCATACTTCAAAAATATTGCAGATATAGGCTATCAACTATATATAATCGACGAGAAAAACCGAGTGCAGACATTTGGCCCACCGTTCCGTAATCAAGATCTCCCGTCCGCTACAAAAAAACAAGTATTAGCAGGCGACATTTATCACGGAATTGAGCAATTTCCTCATAGTGTATTTATCGTTGGTTTTTTCGCAAATGAATTAAAAAACTCAATTGGAGTTCCAATCGAAATGAATGGGGAGCGCTATGCGTTATTTTTACGACCAAATATTAAATTTTTATTTAATGAATTTCGGATTTTCTTAAGTTGGCTCCTTCTCTTAATGATTATATTAAGTGTTGTTATGGTTATTATTAGTACAAAATTTTTAGTCACACCAATTACAAAACTAACTGGTGCAACGAAATTACTTTCAAAAGGGAATTATGATGTTCAGATTGGCCTCTCTCGAAACGATGAACTAGGGAACTTATCGCGAAACTTTACACAAATGGCACATAAACTTGGGCAATTAGATCAGATGCGGAAGGAATTTATCTCGAATATTTCCCATGATATTCAGTCACCGTTATCGAATATTGAAGGATATACGAGTCTTTTAGAGAAAGAAACGCTTACCACTGCGCAAAAGGATGAATGCATACAAATAATTAAAGGGGAGACAAAAAGATTATCAAACTTAACGAAACAATTGCTCCTTCTTGCTTCATTAGATCAGCGTGACGATATGATGAATAAAAAATGGTTCGATGTTTCCGAACAAATCAAGGAATTAATAAGACAATATCAATGGCAATTAGGTGAAAAAGATATTATGCTCAGCTATTCACTGCCAAAGACAGATCTATTCGGTGACCCGGTTCTTTTAGTAACCGTTTGGGACAATTTACTTTCGAATGCGATTAAATACAATAAAACCGCTGGAACGATTGACATCAAGCTGGAAAGGGTTGAGTCGAATATACAGGTTGTTTTTCAAGATTCTGGGATTGGCTTAACAGAGCAGGAAAAGGAACATATTTTTGATCGTTTTTACCGGGCCGATACATCAAGGACACGAGCGGTGGAAGGAACAGGTCTCGGGCTTTCTATCGTTTTTTCAATTGTGACAATGCATGGTGGTGACATAAAAGTTGAAAGTGAGGAAGGAGAAGGGACAACATTTACTATCGACCTCCCAATAAGTTAA
- a CDS encoding ABC transporter permease, which translates to MLTHSIKEICFFKLRYILIGFILFFVAALVFIINGLANGLAAENISSLKNMNAEAFYIAKDANNRIEQSRFSISDVEKISKDDRVEPLGLQMLSLKKSGSNQKVDVTIMAVHPKGFLMPEVTEGKSIATSKEPQLVVNNSIKDDGVKIGDELYEENSETTFTVVGFTEKETYSHTPVAFISLKSWEDMLGSQVKPYYNALVLKNDNQVVKSDVKGSLGSGVWVSTDDVIKGMPSHQAEQTSLNMMLIFLIIIAVFVLGAFFYIMTIQKMNQFGVLKAIGAKNGYLIGTTMLQVFFISVVSISVAVGFTKLMQMLLPSSMPFIFNGVLILTYAGILMGVSMLGALLSTVNIVKVDPLQAIGRVE; encoded by the coding sequence ATGCTTACACACTCAATAAAAGAAATATGTTTTTTTAAACTTAGATACATTTTAATCGGGTTTATCTTATTTTTTGTTGCGGCACTTGTATTCATCATTAATGGACTTGCAAATGGGCTCGCCGCAGAAAATATTTCTTCATTAAAAAATATGAATGCCGAAGCTTTCTATATAGCCAAAGATGCAAATAACCGCATAGAACAGTCTCGTTTCTCCATTTCAGATGTCGAGAAAATTTCAAAGGATGACCGTGTTGAACCACTCGGTTTACAAATGCTTTCACTTAAAAAGTCAGGAAGTAATCAAAAAGTTGATGTCACAATAATGGCTGTTCATCCAAAAGGTTTTCTCATGCCAGAAGTCACTGAAGGAAAATCAATTGCAACGTCAAAAGAGCCCCAACTCGTTGTCAATAACTCAATAAAAGATGATGGTGTTAAAATAGGTGACGAATTATATGAAGAAAACTCTGAGACTACCTTTACAGTTGTTGGATTCACTGAAAAAGAGACATATAGCCATACTCCTGTCGCTTTTATTAGTTTAAAGAGCTGGGAGGATATGCTAGGTAGTCAGGTTAAACCGTATTACAATGCACTTGTATTAAAAAATGATAATCAAGTAGTGAAATCAGATGTTAAAGGTTCATTAGGAAGTGGTGTTTGGGTATCGACAGACGATGTCATTAAAGGTATGCCGAGTCATCAAGCTGAACAAACTTCACTAAATATGATGCTAATCTTTTTAATTATTATTGCAGTTTTTGTCCTAGGGGCATTTTTCTACATTATGACCATTCAAAAAATGAATCAGTTTGGTGTATTAAAGGCGATTGGGGCTAAAAATGGTTATTTAATCGGAACGACGATGTTGCAAGTATTTTTCATATCCGTTGTCAGTATTAGTGTAGCTGTCGGTTTTACGAAATTAATGCAGATGTTACTACCAAGCAGTATGCCGTTTATTTTTAACGGAGTATTAATACTCACGTATGCAGGGATTTTAATGGGTGTATCGATGCTAGGTGCGTTACTATCTACAGTTAATATTGTAAAAGTTGATCCGTTACAAGCGATTGGGAGGGTGGAATAG
- a CDS encoding ABC transporter ATP-binding protein, whose translation MSQIPLQLENIRKTFQDGDKEVDIIKSLSFEAKKGELVAVVGPSGSGKSTFLSIAGALLSPDGGRVIVNGADIAQFSEKERADVRLRDIGFIFQSANLVPFLKVKDQLKMAKELATKWGREAKEEAQQLLQSVGLEHRMNHYPHQLSGGERQRVAIARAFMNDPDIILADEPTASLDGKRSKEIVELLANEAKDKNKAAIIVTHDEAVLPFCDRIYMMDNGRLILKEEMI comes from the coding sequence ATGAGTCAAATTCCTTTACAGTTAGAAAATATTCGTAAAACATTCCAAGATGGAGATAAAGAAGTAGATATTATAAAGTCGTTATCTTTCGAAGCGAAAAAGGGTGAACTTGTTGCTGTTGTCGGTCCTTCTGGTTCAGGGAAAAGTACATTTTTATCCATTGCTGGGGCATTGCTTAGCCCAGATGGGGGACGCGTCATTGTCAATGGAGCGGATATTGCTCAGTTTAGTGAAAAGGAACGAGCGGATGTGCGTTTGCGAGACATCGGGTTTATCTTCCAATCAGCAAATTTAGTTCCTTTTTTAAAAGTAAAAGATCAACTAAAAATGGCGAAAGAATTAGCGACTAAATGGGGAAGAGAAGCGAAAGAGGAGGCTCAGCAACTTCTACAATCCGTTGGGTTAGAACATCGGATGAACCACTATCCTCATCAACTTTCAGGAGGAGAAAGACAAAGAGTAGCCATCGCCCGAGCGTTTATGAATGACCCAGATATCATATTAGCAGATGAACCTACCGCAAGTCTTGATGGAAAACGTAGCAAAGAAATTGTCGAACTACTAGCAAACGAAGCGAAAGATAAAAATAAAGCGGCTATTATTGTCACGCACGATGAGGCTGTTTTACCATTTTGTGATAGAATTTACATGATGGACAATGGTCGGCTCATTTTAAAAGAGGAGATGATTTAA
- a CDS encoding DUF2871 domain-containing protein — protein sequence MKKIINLAYFYAIMALISGLFYRELTRSYEFVGKTQLGVAHTHLFVLGMFMMLFVYLFAYHLQLHKDSLFNSFLLTYNAGVIVSTSMMITRGTLQVIDFTMSKGLDNMLAGISGIGHILLTVGFIQFLHMLRKKAKTVEATS from the coding sequence GTGAAAAAAATTATTAATCTAGCATACTTTTACGCAATCATGGCTTTAATTAGTGGGCTATTTTACCGTGAATTGACGAGGTCTTATGAGTTTGTTGGGAAGACACAGTTAGGAGTCGCACACACACATTTATTTGTTCTCGGCATGTTTATGATGCTCTTTGTCTATTTATTTGCTTATCATTTACAATTGCATAAAGATAGTCTATTTAATAGCTTTCTATTAACATATAATGCGGGGGTCATTGTCTCAACAAGTATGATGATTACAAGAGGTACGCTACAAGTTATTGATTTTACAATGTCTAAAGGTTTGGATAATATGCTTGCTGGCATTTCTGGAATTGGACATATATTATTGACAGTCGGATTTATTCAATTTCTTCATATGTTGCGTAAAAAAGCGAAAACAGTAGAAGCAACCTCTTAA
- a CDS encoding copper homeostasis protein CutC has product MKIEVITTSVTDTIQAEKLGIDRVELVSAMKEGGLTPSYGTIKTILECVTIPVQIMVRPHSFSFVYNETDWQTIKEDISIIKQLGGNRIVFGCITKDGEIDEELLTKVINHVPGLDITFHRAFDSAHSQIDAYKTLVKYKKNVKRILTSGGKPTASEGATTLKELVALSKEIDGPSILVGSGVTPDNIGELVNQIQANEYHIGSGARINGDFSQPLDQHKVAILRNIASK; this is encoded by the coding sequence ATGAAAATTGAAGTAATTACGACAAGCGTAACTGATACGATACAGGCGGAAAAGCTTGGAATCGACCGAGTTGAGTTAGTTAGTGCAATGAAGGAAGGAGGTCTAACGCCTAGTTACGGAACGATAAAAACTATCCTTGAGTGTGTAACAATTCCTGTTCAGATTATGGTACGACCACATAGTTTCAGTTTTGTCTATAATGAAACCGATTGGCAGACAATAAAAGAAGATATTTCCATAATTAAACAATTAGGCGGAAATCGGATTGTTTTTGGCTGCATTACTAAAGATGGAGAAATAGATGAAGAACTATTAACGAAAGTGATTAATCATGTACCCGGTTTGGATATTACATTCCACCGTGCGTTTGATTCCGCCCACTCGCAAATCGATGCATATAAAACACTCGTCAAATATAAAAAGAATGTTAAACGGATTTTAACTTCTGGTGGAAAGCCAACAGCGAGCGAAGGAGCTACTACTCTGAAAGAACTTGTCGCTCTATCTAAGGAAATAGATGGCCCATCAATATTAGTCGGTTCAGGGGTGACACCTGATAATATCGGTGAATTAGTCAATCAGATTCAAGCCAATGAATACCATATTGGTTCAGGGGCTAGAATTAATGGTGATTTCAGCCAACCGCTCGATCAGCATAAAGTGGCTATTTTAAGGAATATCGCTTCAAAGTAG
- a CDS encoding Na+/H+ antiporter NhaC family protein, producing MSKSEKQGSIVALSPLFVFIFLFIGTGIFTGDFSNMPLTVAVIISATYAMFLNRKESLAKKVEVFTKSAGHSNIILMVVIFVLAGAFAGVAKGMGAVESTVNLGLSLVPGNLLMVGLFLVGCFISVAMGTSMGTVVALAPIGLGIADETGIPVALALATVVGGAMFGDNLSMISDTTIAAVRTQNTKMKDKFKVNFFIVLPGAILTAIILGVITSGYELSLTGDHPYDVVKVLPYLVVLIAALVGVDVLIVLLGGTVFAGVIGLINGSYTFTSFIQTAAKGIIRMEDIAMIAILIGGLIGLIQHYGGIDYILHSVMSKIKTKRGAEFGIAALVSAVDIATVNNTISIIMTGPLAKNIADEYEIDPRKSASILDIFSSAWQGFLPYGGQMLAAAGIAGISPVSLMPYSFYPVLLGVCGIVAILIRYPKFQAQPKELQYKKAQ from the coding sequence ATGAGTAAAAGTGAAAAACAAGGAAGCATCGTTGCATTGTCACCGTTATTCGTCTTTATTTTCCTTTTTATCGGAACAGGCATCTTTACTGGGGATTTTTCAAATATGCCTTTAACGGTTGCGGTCATTATTTCTGCCACGTATGCAATGTTTTTAAATAGAAAAGAATCACTCGCAAAGAAGGTAGAAGTATTTACGAAAAGTGCAGGACATTCAAATATTATACTTATGGTTGTTATCTTTGTTCTTGCCGGTGCATTTGCAGGGGTAGCAAAAGGAATGGGTGCGGTAGAATCAACGGTTAATCTTGGCTTATCACTTGTTCCTGGGAATTTGTTAATGGTCGGCCTGTTTCTTGTCGGTTGCTTTATCTCTGTTGCGATGGGGACTTCCATGGGAACGGTCGTAGCACTTGCACCAATTGGACTAGGTATTGCAGATGAAACAGGAATTCCGGTTGCACTTGCACTTGCAACTGTTGTTGGTGGTGCGATGTTCGGTGATAACTTATCAATGATTTCAGATACAACGATTGCTGCAGTTCGGACACAAAATACAAAAATGAAAGATAAATTCAAAGTAAACTTTTTTATCGTCTTACCAGGAGCCATCTTAACAGCCATTATTCTTGGAGTGATTACATCTGGTTACGAGCTATCCTTAACTGGTGACCATCCGTACGACGTTGTTAAAGTATTACCGTATTTGGTTGTGTTAATTGCAGCTTTAGTAGGGGTTGACGTATTAATCGTTCTCCTTGGTGGAACTGTCTTCGCTGGAGTAATTGGCCTCATTAATGGATCTTATACATTTACAAGTTTTATTCAAACAGCTGCAAAAGGTATTATTAGAATGGAAGATATCGCAATGATTGCTATATTAATCGGAGGGTTAATTGGCTTAATTCAACATTATGGTGGGATTGACTACATTTTACATTCAGTTATGAGTAAAATTAAAACAAAACGTGGAGCGGAATTCGGCATTGCTGCTTTAGTGAGTGCGGTTGATATAGCAACGGTTAACAATACAATATCGATTATTATGACTGGTCCACTTGCGAAAAATATCGCTGATGAATACGAAATAGATCCGAGAAAATCGGCAAGTATTTTAGATATTTTTTCAAGTGCGTGGCAAGGTTTTCTTCCATATGGTGGGCAAATGCTCGCAGCTGCAGGAATTGCAGGTATATCGCCAGTAAGTTTAATGCCATACTCTTTTTATCCAGTGCTGCTTGGAGTTTGTGGAATTGTTGCTATTTTGATTCGTTATCCAAAGTTTCAAGCACAACCAAAGGAACTTCAATATAAAAAAGCACAATAA
- a CDS encoding PaaI family thioesterase: MGKPEKKQFMELVEKAYDTYEINQESIFLFKLFQFQFDYDDVERTCTITCPITDLMLNPGGIVHGGVYTFIADTAMGHLNFHFQDATYVTLEFKTSFFKATSTGSIVATARYIKEGYKVCYMECEVKNEVGELLCKTSATFYRLAKK; the protein is encoded by the coding sequence ATGGGAAAACCGGAGAAAAAACAGTTTATGGAGTTAGTTGAAAAGGCTTACGATACGTATGAAATTAATCAAGAAAGTATTTTTCTTTTTAAACTGTTTCAATTTCAATTTGACTATGATGACGTGGAAAGGACATGTACAATTACTTGTCCGATTACTGATTTAATGTTAAATCCAGGTGGAATTGTTCACGGAGGGGTTTATACGTTTATAGCCGATACGGCAATGGGGCATTTAAATTTTCATTTTCAGGATGCAACATACGTTACCCTTGAATTTAAAACATCCTTTTTCAAGGCAACTTCTACAGGATCAATTGTTGCGACTGCCCGTTATATAAAAGAAGGGTACAAAGTCTGTTATATGGAATGTGAAGTGAAAAATGAAGTAGGGGAATTACTTTGCAAAACATCAGCGACGTTCTATCGTCTAGCTAAAAAGTAA
- a CDS encoding competence protein ComK translates to MFKEDYFINGDTCAIVSDFDHYGKEYSIVFERGRRIIVLKPPNKIVKDSYIFRGFPMEGAQIGARFLLKRRKDVPIVYSINPGIILIRCMTADRRGTVWLVNSQILDFEPYHKARTTKIQFHGGHNLIVGITSGRLQKRRQEGSFLQLLVSDRLDIKKTQKIFYEESNNSSLVSEKRTEYFIKEEILNEKQLDYEVT, encoded by the coding sequence ATGTTTAAAGAGGATTATTTTATTAATGGGGATACATGTGCTATCGTATCAGACTTTGATCATTACGGAAAAGAGTATTCAATTGTTTTTGAAAGAGGAAGGAGAATCATTGTTTTAAAGCCTCCAAATAAAATCGTTAAAGACTCATACATATTTAGAGGTTTTCCAATGGAAGGAGCACAAATCGGCGCACGTTTTCTATTAAAAAGAAGGAAAGATGTCCCAATTGTTTATTCAATCAATCCGGGTATTATTCTTATCCGTTGTATGACTGCAGATAGACGTGGAACTGTCTGGTTAGTAAATTCACAAATTCTTGATTTCGAACCATATCATAAAGCTAGAACAACAAAAATACAATTTCATGGTGGGCATAATCTCATCGTTGGGATAACGAGTGGAAGGCTGCAAAAAAGAAGACAAGAAGGTTCATTTTTACAACTGTTAGTAAGTGATCGGTTAGATATAAAGAAAACACAAAAAATATTTTACGAGGAATCAAATAATTCAAGCTTAGTTAGTGAAAAGAGAACCGAATATTTCATTAAGGAGGAGATTTTGAATGAAAAACAGCTAGATTATGAAGTTACTTAA
- a CDS encoding NAD(P)H-dependent oxidoreductase yields the protein MKTLVIISHPDLINSASQQYFLRSLKGFNDVTIHHLEAEYPDGNIDVKAEQQLLRLHDRIIFQFPFYWYSSPAILKHWQDVVLEPGFAYGKSGTALHGKEFGLVLMIGVHEREYQAGGTETFSINELTKPFQAMANKVGMIYLKALPIFQFGYMEEDEKMDMLIKYWQMLTMENNLSLATREQWLISQLEKSIEQVDSQDSDVVTYAIEHIQENRMTINGLQIVFEDMYE from the coding sequence ATGAAGACATTAGTAATTATATCTCACCCTGATCTTATAAATTCAGCAAGTCAACAGTATTTTCTTAGATCTTTAAAAGGCTTTAATGACGTGACCATCCATCATTTGGAAGCGGAATATCCAGACGGGAACATTGATGTTAAAGCAGAACAGCAATTATTAAGACTCCATGATCGAATTATTTTCCAATTTCCATTTTACTGGTACAGCTCCCCAGCTATATTGAAACATTGGCAAGATGTTGTGTTAGAGCCTGGTTTCGCCTATGGAAAAAGTGGTACTGCACTTCATGGAAAGGAATTCGGGCTCGTGTTAATGATTGGTGTACATGAACGAGAATATCAAGCAGGCGGAACAGAAACATTTAGTATCAATGAGTTAACAAAACCATTCCAAGCAATGGCGAATAAAGTAGGAATGATATATTTGAAGGCACTCCCTATCTTCCAATTCGGATATATGGAAGAGGATGAAAAAATGGATATGTTAATAAAATATTGGCAAATGTTAACGATGGAAAACAATTTAAGTCTTGCAACAAGAGAACAGTGGCTCATCTCTCAACTGGAAAAGTCGATAGAACAAGTGGATTCACAGGATTCAGATGTCGTTACATATGCAATTGAGCATATTCAAGAAAATCGAATGACAATCAATGGGCTGCAAATCGTCTTTGAGGATATGTATGAATAA
- a CDS encoding YtoQ family protein — MELVVYLAGQIHDNWREVIKKKAEEKNLPLKFVGPQTNHDRSDAIGEEILGKQPGKLYRDDAASDINNFRTQVLMQKADIVIALFGEQYRQWNTAMDASTAIALNKPTIIIRPKSLIHPLKELSNRANVTVETVEQALDIIRYIYE; from the coding sequence ATGGAATTGGTTGTTTATTTAGCTGGGCAAATTCATGATAATTGGCGAGAAGTAATAAAGAAAAAAGCAGAGGAGAAAAACTTACCTTTAAAATTTGTCGGACCGCAAACGAATCACGATCGTTCTGATGCAATTGGAGAAGAAATCCTTGGTAAACAGCCAGGAAAATTGTACCGAGATGATGCCGCATCAGACATTAATAATTTCCGAACACAAGTCCTCATGCAAAAAGCTGATATTGTCATTGCGTTATTCGGTGAACAGTACAGACAATGGAATACCGCAATGGATGCTAGTACAGCCATTGCTTTAAATAAGCCAACGATTATTATCCGTCCTAAGTCTCTGATTCATCCGTTAAAAGAATTATCAAACAGAGCGAACGTCACAGTTGAAACCGTTGAACAGGCATTAGACATCATTCGTTATATATATGAATAA
- a CDS encoding ABC1 kinase family protein: MIGKRLKYAQRYQEILSALLKNGFGFVIKDLGLLDFKRKVEADSTMHSKSIAERIRFVLEELGPSFVKLGQLASTRVDLIPEPIIKELEKLQDQVAPIPFIEITHVIEKELGHSINELFLELSKEPIASASIGQVHIGQLPTGEKVAVKVQRPAIEGKIEIDLQILADLTNLMEEKFDWARVYRLTEIVDAVGRSLRLELDYTTEAWNGEKIARQLKADQRYVIPHIYWEYTTKRILTMDYIEGTSLKEFTQVGTVAEKKEVAKQIVDCMFQQIFLDGFFHGDPHPGNLFVLPNNRLALIDFGMVGRLSPTLKNDLASIVIALKRREIHEVIYILQKLGQGEEPIDSEQLYAEVEDIVEMNMDIPLNQISLANLMNKLMQVSLKHHLHMPADLTILAKTLLTMEGILSKLDNTLSIIDMAQPFGEKLIHNRLKPVSILREFRRKVRDVKIFINQLLETGNLLTKSGKIHVEISLPEVKQLSRKLDRITNQISFSIILLAFSILMVGLIISASISEVSTILWDFPVVEVGGVVATLMFLWLLFSIIRHGKF; encoded by the coding sequence ATGATTGGAAAACGCTTGAAATACGCCCAACGCTATCAAGAAATCCTCTCTGCTCTTTTAAAAAATGGGTTCGGATTTGTCATAAAGGATCTAGGATTACTTGATTTTAAAAGGAAAGTAGAAGCGGATTCCACGATGCATTCCAAAAGTATTGCCGAACGGATCCGATTCGTACTCGAAGAACTGGGTCCTTCTTTTGTTAAATTAGGACAGCTTGCAAGTACCCGGGTCGACTTAATTCCAGAACCTATTATTAAAGAATTAGAAAAATTGCAAGATCAAGTTGCACCAATTCCATTTATAGAAATCACCCATGTAATCGAGAAAGAACTCGGACACTCAATCAATGAACTGTTTCTCGAGCTTAGTAAGGAACCCATTGCTTCAGCATCTATTGGACAAGTACATATTGGCCAATTACCTACTGGTGAGAAAGTCGCAGTCAAAGTACAGCGCCCAGCCATTGAAGGGAAGATAGAAATTGACCTTCAAATTTTAGCTGACTTAACGAATTTAATGGAGGAAAAATTTGATTGGGCAAGGGTTTACCGTTTAACAGAAATTGTTGATGCGGTCGGGCGGAGTTTACGACTCGAACTAGATTATACAACAGAAGCATGGAATGGTGAAAAAATAGCCCGGCAACTAAAGGCCGATCAAAGGTACGTCATCCCACATATTTACTGGGAGTATACGACGAAACGAATATTAACAATGGACTATATTGAAGGAACGAGTTTAAAAGAGTTTACCCAAGTTGGAACTGTTGCAGAAAAAAAAGAAGTGGCTAAACAAATTGTTGATTGTATGTTTCAACAAATTTTCCTTGATGGTTTCTTCCACGGAGATCCACATCCTGGCAATCTATTTGTTCTACCAAATAATCGTCTCGCCCTCATTGACTTTGGAATGGTCGGTCGGTTATCACCCACATTAAAAAACGACCTTGCTTCAATTGTTATCGCACTAAAAAGGCGGGAAATTCATGAAGTCATTTATATACTTCAAAAGCTCGGGCAAGGAGAAGAACCAATTGACAGTGAACAATTATATGCGGAAGTAGAAGATATCGTCGAGATGAATATGGACATTCCATTAAACCAAATTAGTCTTGCAAATTTAATGAATAAACTGATGCAAGTCTCGCTAAAACATCATCTACATATGCCTGCAGATTTAACTATTCTCGCAAAAACATTATTAACGATGGAAGGTATTCTATCCAAGCTTGACAATACTCTTTCCATTATTGATATGGCTCAACCTTTTGGTGAAAAGCTCATTCACAATCGCTTAAAGCCCGTATCGATTCTTCGAGAGTTCCGTCGAAAAGTACGTGATGTAAAAATTTTTATTAACCAATTATTAGAGACAGGAAATTTGTTAACAAAGAGTGGAAAAATTCATGTAGAAATCTCTTTACCGGAAGTTAAACAGTTATCACGTAAATTGGATCGAATTACGAATCAAATTTCATTTAGTATTATTTTGCTTGCATTCAGTATTTTAATGGTCGGTCTTATTATTAGTGCATCTATTTCTGAAGTAAGCACTATTTTATGGGATTTTCCAGTTGTGGAAGTCGGTGGTGTGGTGGCAACATTAATGTTCTTATGGTTATTATTCTCTATCATACGGCATGGAAAGTTTTAA
- a CDS encoding phasin family protein, with amino-acid sequence MKDLVDRLFTLGLGVAAVSKEQAEKLVDELVEKGNMAKTEASDTIDELLKKGKEAQQKWESTMDEKLNRIIREANLVSRKEFEELQKRVQELEEKLADDNNKE; translated from the coding sequence ATGAAAGATTTAGTTGATCGTCTTTTCACATTGGGACTCGGGGTTGCGGCTGTAAGTAAGGAACAAGCAGAAAAATTAGTAGATGAACTTGTTGAAAAAGGGAACATGGCTAAAACCGAAGCTTCAGACACAATCGATGAATTATTAAAAAAGGGAAAAGAGGCCCAACAAAAATGGGAATCTACGATGGATGAGAAACTCAATCGCATCATCCGTGAAGCAAATCTCGTTAGTCGAAAAGAATTTGAAGAACTCCAAAAACGGGTTCAAGAACTAGAGGAAAAGCTTGCAGATGATAATAATAAAGAGTAA